A single Gaiellales bacterium DNA region contains:
- a CDS encoding tetratricopeptide repeat protein translates to MSAYSVARLEEIPVLADGGIPCRPVRHHFGLTSFGLNAWTGTAAGDRILYEHDEANDAEELYLVHTGRATFELDGAPVDAPAGTFVFAPPGVKRTAFAEEPGTTILAIGGRPGEPWQPDGWELWAPVTPIYEAGRFAEAADRSRELAEANPGLPMLRYMLACCELRAGRPEEAIEQLKLALVTPRMRAIAGKDSTLDPIRGEPAF, encoded by the coding sequence GTGAGCGCCTATTCGGTCGCGCGCCTGGAGGAGATCCCGGTGCTCGCCGACGGCGGGATCCCGTGCCGGCCGGTCCGCCACCACTTCGGCCTGACGTCGTTCGGCCTGAACGCCTGGACCGGCACCGCGGCCGGCGATCGGATCCTGTACGAGCACGACGAGGCAAACGACGCGGAGGAGCTCTACCTGGTGCATACCGGCCGGGCGACCTTCGAGCTCGACGGCGCGCCGGTCGACGCTCCCGCGGGCACGTTCGTCTTCGCCCCGCCCGGCGTGAAGCGGACGGCGTTCGCCGAGGAGCCCGGGACGACGATCCTCGCCATCGGCGGCCGGCCGGGCGAGCCCTGGCAGCCGGACGGGTGGGAGCTGTGGGCGCCGGTCACGCCGATCTACGAGGCCGGCCGGTTCGCCGAGGCCGCCGATCGCAGCCGCGAGCTCGCCGAGGCGAACCCGGGGCTGCCGATGCTGCGCTACATGCTGGCGTGCTGCGAGCTTCGGGCCGGCCGCCCGGAGGAGGCGATCGAGCAGCTCAAACTGGCGCTCGTGACGCCGCGCATGCGGGCGATCGCGGGCAAGGACTCGACGCTCGACCCGATCCGCGGCGAGCCGGCGTTCC
- a CDS encoding MFS transporter — MQHSYDALDRPGGFTRLNLLAPLRHRDFRLLWSGMTVSLLGDGIFLVAMAWQVYAVWNAPAALSMVGIAMTVPTIVCLLPGGVVSDRLSRRGIMLAADAVRALAIAVLAGLSITGRVEIWEIAVLAMVYGAGTAFFTPAFEALVPDILPASDLPAANSLDQFVRPIALRLAGPAVGGWLIAAFGPGIAFAADAASFAAAGAAVLAMRPLPRHVPEGLSVMADIRGGLRFIRGRTWIWGTLVSAAFAYLLFLGPTEVLLPYVVKNGLHGSAGMLGAVFAAGGIGSIGAAVLMGQRDQPRRHVTFIYVVWTLATLAVAGYGLATATWQLVVACLLFNALETAGTIVWATLKQRHVPASMLGRVSSLDWLISIGLLPLSFALTAPVTEMIGARMTLVGAGVGGAVITFAALFLPGMRDVERDAPVAEPEAPADLPVDVVIVATVLHRAPAVAAARRMHP, encoded by the coding sequence ATGCAGCATAGTTACGACGCGCTCGACCGCCCCGGCGGGTTCACCCGGCTGAACCTGCTCGCGCCGCTGCGGCACCGCGACTTCCGGCTGCTGTGGTCGGGGATGACGGTGTCGCTGCTCGGCGACGGCATCTTTCTGGTCGCGATGGCCTGGCAGGTGTACGCGGTCTGGAACGCGCCGGCCGCGCTCTCGATGGTCGGGATCGCGATGACCGTGCCGACCATCGTCTGCCTGCTGCCAGGCGGCGTCGTCAGCGACCGGCTCAGCCGCCGCGGGATCATGCTCGCCGCCGACGCGGTGCGGGCCCTCGCGATCGCGGTCCTGGCCGGGCTCTCGATCACCGGTCGGGTCGAGATCTGGGAGATCGCCGTGCTGGCGATGGTCTACGGCGCCGGCACCGCGTTCTTCACGCCGGCGTTCGAGGCGCTCGTGCCGGACATCCTGCCCGCGTCCGACCTCCCTGCCGCCAACTCGCTCGACCAGTTCGTCCGCCCGATCGCCCTCCGCCTGGCCGGCCCGGCCGTCGGCGGCTGGCTGATCGCCGCCTTCGGGCCCGGGATCGCGTTCGCGGCCGACGCGGCGTCGTTCGCCGCCGCCGGCGCCGCGGTGCTGGCGATGCGGCCGTTGCCGCGGCATGTGCCCGAGGGGCTCTCGGTCATGGCCGACATCCGCGGCGGCCTGCGCTTCATCCGCGGCCGCACCTGGATCTGGGGGACGCTCGTCTCCGCGGCGTTCGCCTACCTGCTCTTCCTGGGCCCGACCGAGGTGCTCCTGCCGTACGTCGTCAAGAACGGCCTGCACGGCTCGGCCGGGATGCTCGGAGCGGTGTTCGCCGCCGGCGGCATCGGCTCGATCGGCGCGGCCGTCCTCATGGGCCAGCGCGACCAGCCCCGCCGCCACGTGACCTTCATCTACGTCGTCTGGACGCTGGCGACCCTCGCCGTCGCCGGCTACGGCCTCGCCACCGCGACCTGGCAGCTGGTGGTCGCCTGCCTGCTCTTCAACGCGCTCGAGACCGCCGGGACGATCGTGTGGGCGACGCTCAAGCAGCGCCACGTGCCCGCCTCGATGCTGGGCCGGGTCTCGAGCCTCGACTGGCTGATCTCGATCGGCCTCCTGCCGCTCTCCTTCGCGCTCACCGCGCCCGTCACCGAGATGATCGGCGCGCGGATGACCCTCGTCGGCGCGGGCGTCGGCGGGGCCGTGATCACCTTCGCCGCGCTGTTCCTGCCGGGCATGCGCGACGTCGAGCGCGACGCGCCGGTCGCCGAGCCCGAGGCGCCGGCAGACCTTCCCGTCGACGTGGTAATCGTGGCTACCGTCCTGCACCGGGCGCCGGCGGTTGCCGCGGCCCGGCGCATGCATCCGTGA
- a CDS encoding EAL domain-containing protein: MTRLTRSLRSGLWPLSPRTVWLWYLLAGSLFTYLYAVVPVFQRGSAIHGPFINALGFSGVAAILAGMRMHRPKALVAWGFLALGQALFLVGDFYTYSLPSLFGLNVGFPSPGDALYLTVYPALMAGLLLLVRRRNPRTDRAGAIDSLILTLGIALLSWVFLIAPNIQLGGNWLPEAVSIAYPVGDILLLAAAIRLAVDRGVRAPAFYLLAGSIVCLLTTDSVYNRMLLDGTYNGQVILDVGWIFYYLLWGAAALHPSMRTLEQPAEGRTRLTPVRLGFLCVAVLIAPGIRFFQEWGNTDVIVVIVASMVMFMFVLARMSGLVRQEERAVARQRALRRAGVALVGAADIDQMENAAKAAVRELAGAAADARLITLHEDPSEDAVSPTVREWLAAASGDGPPVRWIDVPGELLGELELARESHYALIGLAGRAAGSAFLLVGIPGGHGSEMSGALETLSTQMSLAIDGALLAEDLHRRRSEARFRALLEHSSDLIAVLDRSGTILYQSPAIEEVLGYAVEDVVNTHFDLLVRPSDRTRLLQVVESADAGVGTSGMIECSLRSRTGEWLQFEVHHRNLLAEESVQGIVLNCRDISERKLYEDQLAHQAFHDPVTGLANRALFADRVGHALARASREESTVGVIFIDLDDFKTINDSLGHASGDAVLQEVAHRLRAAVRPTDTVARFGGDEFAVLVEEVQRSQEAVDVAERVLEGLAEPIDMGEKELVVAASIGLCLTSDGTADAADLLRNADVAMYMAKRESKGGYRVFEPDMHREVVERLEMRADLQRAIETGQLEVHYQPVIRLSGTTVYGFEALLRWHHPTRGNIPPTQFIPVAEDTGLIIPIGRWTLNQACTQGALLTERFGSESPLSISVNLSAKQLQSETIVDDVRDALATSGMKPASLVLEITESVLMVDMDLAVERLNALKALGVKVAMDDFGTGYSSLSYLNKLPVDILKMDRSFLTSGEAVSALPQAIVKIGETLDLEVVAEGIELANQATVLRDLGCGLGQGFLFAKAMSSPDLMRYLDSVYDSAGPEAQADAA, translated from the coding sequence ATGACCCGCCTGACCCGGTCCCTCCGCTCGGGCCTGTGGCCGCTCTCGCCGCGCACCGTCTGGCTGTGGTACCTGCTGGCCGGCTCGCTCTTCACGTACCTCTACGCGGTCGTGCCCGTCTTCCAGCGCGGCAGTGCCATCCACGGGCCGTTCATCAACGCGCTCGGCTTCTCGGGCGTCGCCGCCATCCTCGCCGGCATGCGCATGCACCGGCCGAAGGCGCTCGTGGCGTGGGGCTTTCTCGCCCTCGGCCAGGCCCTGTTCCTGGTCGGCGACTTCTACACGTACAGCCTGCCGAGCCTGTTCGGCCTGAACGTCGGGTTCCCCTCGCCCGGCGACGCGCTCTACCTGACCGTCTACCCGGCGCTGATGGCCGGCCTGCTCCTGCTCGTGCGGCGGCGCAACCCGCGCACCGACCGGGCCGGCGCCATCGACTCGCTCATCCTGACCCTCGGCATCGCCCTGCTGTCATGGGTGTTCCTGATCGCCCCGAACATCCAGCTCGGCGGCAACTGGCTGCCCGAGGCCGTGTCGATCGCCTACCCGGTCGGCGACATCCTCCTGCTCGCGGCGGCGATCCGGCTCGCGGTCGACCGCGGCGTGCGCGCCCCGGCGTTCTACCTGCTCGCCGGCAGCATCGTCTGCCTGCTCACGACCGACTCGGTCTACAACCGCATGCTCCTCGACGGCACCTACAACGGCCAGGTGATCCTCGACGTGGGCTGGATCTTCTACTACCTGCTCTGGGGCGCCGCCGCGCTGCACCCGTCGATGCGCACGCTGGAGCAGCCCGCCGAGGGCCGCACCCGGCTCACGCCCGTGCGCCTCGGGTTCCTGTGCGTCGCCGTCCTGATCGCGCCGGGCATCCGCTTCTTCCAGGAGTGGGGCAACACCGACGTGATCGTCGTGATCGTGGCCTCGATGGTCATGTTCATGTTCGTGCTCGCCCGCATGTCGGGCCTGGTGCGCCAGGAGGAGCGCGCGGTCGCACGCCAGCGCGCCCTGCGCCGCGCGGGCGTCGCGCTCGTCGGCGCCGCGGACATCGACCAGATGGAGAACGCCGCCAAGGCCGCCGTGCGCGAGCTGGCCGGCGCCGCCGCGGACGCGCGCCTCATCACCCTGCACGAGGATCCGTCCGAGGACGCCGTCTCGCCGACCGTGCGCGAGTGGCTCGCCGCCGCCTCCGGCGACGGTCCGCCGGTGCGCTGGATCGACGTGCCCGGCGAGCTGCTCGGCGAGCTCGAGCTGGCCCGCGAGTCGCACTACGCCCTGATCGGCCTGGCCGGCCGCGCCGCCGGCAGCGCCTTCCTGCTCGTCGGCATCCCCGGCGGCCACGGCAGCGAGATGAGCGGCGCGCTCGAGACGCTGTCCACCCAGATGTCGCTCGCCATCGACGGTGCGCTCCTGGCCGAGGACCTCCACCGGCGCCGCAGCGAGGCCCGCTTCCGCGCCCTGCTCGAGCACTCCAGCGACCTGATCGCCGTGCTCGACCGCAGCGGCACGATCCTCTACCAGAGCCCGGCGATCGAAGAGGTGCTCGGCTACGCGGTCGAGGACGTCGTGAACACCCACTTCGACCTGCTCGTGCGCCCGAGCGACCGCACCCGCCTCCTGCAGGTGGTCGAGAGCGCCGACGCCGGCGTCGGCACCTCCGGCATGATCGAGTGCAGCCTGCGCAGCCGCACCGGCGAGTGGCTCCAGTTCGAGGTGCACCACCGAAACCTGCTGGCCGAGGAGTCCGTGCAGGGCATCGTCCTCAACTGCCGCGACATCAGCGAGCGCAAGCTCTACGAGGACCAGCTCGCCCACCAGGCTTTCCACGACCCCGTCACCGGGCTCGCCAACCGCGCCCTCTTCGCCGACCGCGTCGGCCACGCGCTTGCCCGCGCATCCCGCGAGGAGTCGACGGTCGGCGTGATCTTCATCGACCTCGACGACTTCAAGACGATCAACGACAGCCTCGGCCACGCGTCCGGCGACGCGGTGCTGCAGGAGGTCGCCCACCGGCTGCGCGCCGCGGTCCGCCCGACCGATACGGTCGCCCGCTTCGGCGGCGACGAGTTCGCCGTCCTGGTCGAGGAGGTGCAGCGCTCGCAGGAGGCCGTCGATGTCGCCGAGCGGGTGCTCGAGGGCCTGGCCGAGCCGATCGACATGGGCGAGAAGGAGCTCGTCGTCGCCGCCAGCATCGGACTCTGCCTGACGAGCGACGGCACCGCCGACGCGGCCGACCTGCTGCGCAACGCCGACGTCGCCATGTACATGGCCAAGCGCGAGAGCAAGGGCGGCTACCGCGTCTTCGAGCCCGACATGCACCGCGAGGTGGTCGAGCGGCTCGAGATGCGCGCCGACCTGCAGCGCGCGATCGAGACGGGCCAGCTCGAGGTGCACTACCAGCCCGTGATCCGCCTCTCCGGCACCACCGTCTACGGCTTCGAGGCCCTGCTGCGCTGGCATCACCCGACGCGCGGGAACATCCCGCCGACGCAGTTCATCCCGGTCGCCGAGGACACCGGCCTGATCATTCCGATCGGCCGCTGGACGCTCAACCAGGCCTGCACCCAGGGAGCGCTGCTGACCGAACGGTTCGGCAGCGAGTCGCCGCTCTCGATCAGCGTCAACCTGTCGGCGAAGCAGCTCCAGTCCGAGACGATCGTCGATGACGTCCGCGATGCGCTCGCGACCTCGGGGATGAAGCCGGCGAGCCTCGTGCTCGAGATCACCGAGTCCGTCCTCATGGTCGACATGGATCTGGCCGTCGAGCGGCTGAACGCGCTCAAGGCGCTCGGGGTGAAGGTGGCGATGGACGACTTCGGCACCGGCTACTCGTCGCTCAGCTACCTGAACAAGCTGCCGGTCGACATCCTCAAGATGGATCGCTCGTTCCTCACCTCGGGCGAGGCGGTCTCGGCGCTGCCGCAGGCGATCGTCAAGATCGGCGAGACGCTCGACCTCGAGGTCGTCGCCGAGGGCATCGAGCTGGCCAACCAGGCAACCGTGCTGCGCGACCTCGGGTGCGGGCTCGGGCAGGGCTTCCTGTTCGCCAAGGCCATGAGCTCGCCCGACCTGATGCGCTACCTGGACAGCGTGTACGACTCGGCCGGGCCAGAGGCTCAGGCCGATGCAGCATAG